The Desmodus rotundus isolate HL8 chromosome 2, HLdesRot8A.1, whole genome shotgun sequence region ctgcaaccttctggtgcgtgggatgatgctccaactaactgagccacccagccagggtatgcatgcatattttatttctacttggcccttcattctcccttcctgtgtcttCGACATACCTTCCCTGTGAAAGTCATTTCCCTGGCTGCATCATACCACCTGGGAAAACAGAGGGCTTCAAGTTAAACTACAATGAGAAATCCACATCCACAAGAACGTCTAAAGTTAAAAGGACCCATGATACCAATTTTTGATGAGACTGTGAAACATCTGGAACTATTATAATTTGCTAGTGTGGTATGAGCTGGCACAATCAATTTGGAAAATTGTTTGATTCTATATACTAAACACACCTATACCCAcagacccagcaattctactcctgtGTGTATACCCAAGACATATACAAgcatattcatagcagctttattcagaatagtgaaaaactggaaataatccaaatgttcATCCATAGGAAAATACATCAATAAATTGTGGcatatttatacaatagaatactaccccaaaacacaaaagaatgaagCGCTGTTATATATAACAACATGAGTGAGTCATGCAGGCATAACgttaagagaaataagccagacaccaTATAATTATGCATTATAATTATGcattatatgaagttcaaaaataGGTAGAACTAATCTATGGTGATGCATGTAAGAACAGTGGTTTTGGGGGGATATTGACTGGAAGGGAACACAAGGGAGCCTGTTGAAGTGCTGAAAATGCCTTATTATTGTGATTTGAGTAGCAAATACATCCTGGGAGTATACATATGTAAACATTCATCAAGCAATATACCACTTAAGGTTGATACAGTTTACTGTGTGTAGGTTACAgtcaaacaaaagaaatgaatggaCAAGTGAACAGAGGGCTCCCTGGAGTTTCCCATGCTACCACCCAAGGAAGCGGGGCTTGGAATGGGGCCCACTCTCAGGGCCTGGCATACTTAGATGATTCTCAGCACCTCTCCTGCCTGACAGGGTCCCATCTACACAGTCTGTGCACACTCAACATTTTGAGCCTGTGAGGATATACTCAGAACCCCAGACTTGGTATAAAGATTAAAAGTGGAAGCATTTGAGTAACTGAAGATACAGAAAGAAATGTTATCTGAACTTTCTTTATCTGACTAAAGCAGTGCCCTCCAAAAGTACAGCTGCCATTACTCCCCCTCAGAGGGATTTTCCAGCCAATTTACCTCCAATAGAACTTTCCAAacttttccctccctcactcccatccccttgttgagttttgtaaatacaCCTTTATTTCTGGTTATTCAGTGAGTTAGTCACTACTGAGCAACTTCCTGGTGTACCTGTAAATAAACTttgtcttttctcctgttaattatTTGCAGGTCTCCAACCACTGGACCcaagtcattttcttctttccatagtATTCATCCCTATgtaattcacttatttatatgtctattgtTTGCCATTTCTCCTCACTGAGAAGTTAGTTCCATATGGCAGGAATTCGTTTTACTAAGTGAGGCATTCCAAGTACCTAGAACAATGTCTGGCTTACAGCTGGTGCTTCAGATATGTTCATTAAGTTAATGAAACTAGCCTCCTATGATGATTCTGGGTGAGAGCTGAGTTTGGCTGAAAAAAGGGATCCAGGAACTGTCTGAATAGATTATTATGGCCCTGAAGCCAACAGTGATGTGCCCAGGCTTGGAAGTTTCCCCAGAAACAGAGGAAGATGGACCAGACAAATTCAGCAAACCCAGGGAAGCATTCAGCCAAGCTTCCCTCCTAGAGTGTTCCTCACTTCCTCACCTGCCATGTCTGGAGCTGGGCTGTGGACCATTTATGTGacgaaaataaaaagcaaatggaGAGGGGGAGTGCCAAGCTGAGGAGGGGGGAGGCACCCGGAACACCTCTGTTTGTAGATTAGGCCAATGGCTACTGGAATGCGGAAGTTCCTCTTCTGGCCAGGGTGGTAGCtcaggaggaaagggaggtggcAGAAAGGAGCTGCATTCTTGCTGCATTCTTGTTGGATTACTCCTCATCTTCTCTAGGAGGAAGACTCACGCAAGATCACACACTACTGGACAGGGCTGAGCAGAATTCAGATCATTGCTGTGGCCCCACGTCCCCTCTCCCACCTGAAACCACCCAAGTGGAAATCCACCCTCCCACTTTATAAAGTGAAGGACTGAGGTTGAATGGGAGGGCTCAGCCCATTACAGGAGTACTCTACAGACTGACGGTGTAGTTGGAACTGGAGTCCAAAATCCTTGACCCTGAGAGCTGGATTGTGTCTTAGTTGGAGCCCCCTCAGTCTCTTCTCGTAGCGTCATCCCTCATCACTTGCCCTGGAATGATTCTCTCCTTCCAGTAGCAGATCCCTTTATATAATGCAGGGTCAACTTCTAGAAGATAGTCGCAGACCCAATGCAGAACTTCAGACTGCATGCCCAAGAGGATTTCAGAGCTCTTGTTGACCAAAGCCCAGAGAGGACAGATAAGTTGCCAGATCACACAATCCTGGGCCACTGTTAAGAAATAAGCAGGAAAGAAAACCTAGACCTTCTAATCCCACTTTAAAGTTCCTTCAGCCCTGAGGTTTTGTGATTTCTTGATGCTGATCCAGCCAGCTTTCCTCTACTCTAGAGCTGCTTTCATCATAAAACTCTTGTCTTGAAATGCCCAGGGTACTTTGTCTGACCACTGACAATGGCTTTAACAGCTCATTGGTCCCTCGTGGGGATAAGAATCTTCTCTAAGGCATTTGGATATATGTTCAGGAGTTTCATTCCCCTCTTTGTGGACAAATCCCCTATGCTTCTCTAAGTCATCACCttcacactttcctcctccctgaCCCTGTGACTGAGACCAGCACACCtaccccttcccttcttccagcTAGTGCCTTCCGACCCCACACCTCCAGGCCTCCAGTGGAGGGACATGTTCCTGCCTCTGACTGGGAGGCAGAATCACAGGATATGACACTGGAAGGATGTTAGAATCAGAGTTCTGCCTGCCTCACTCTGGCAAGCTGTCTCTCCCAGACCTCAAGGGGCCGTCCCTTCTCTACTGCTTGAGGATCAGAGCAGACATCAGGGCCctcactcatttactgagcacctaagGTGCATGTTTTTGGTGAGCACCAAGTGTGTAGTGGGCTCTGTGTAACACTTCACTCTATCATATAATCCTTACAAAACAGTCCAGCAAGGTAGGAATTATTCCCATTTAATAACcaggaagctgaggttcagaaagtTTCTTTAATTTGACCTAGATCATACTAATAAAGTCTAAGATTAGGAATGAGACCCAAGTCTGTCTAACTAATAGCTCAAGCCAGAGGCATAAGAAggtagggagggggaaggtgtGTGAAGCACCGTCTTCCATTACCTCCCCACTGCGGGACTGCAGGGTGAGTGTCACTGTGGAAATGATTCCCTATCTTTAAATCAAACCTCAGAGAGGAGAGGTCACTGGgcaagggaaggcaggagggttATCTTACTGACAGCCTTTGACATGCACCCTGCCAGCTCTCAGCCTGTGCATCTGTGATCAGCTGGCTGCAATCTGGGAACTGTTTGGTCACACCTAGGCAGGTGGCCGGCCCCTCCTCCTTGGGtagaggaagcaggaagaggtGGATGTGAGAGGCGGTGAGAAGGCCTGCTGGGCAgtggtggatggagtgccagctaGGATGGGCTCTCTctggggcctggctctgcccctttttttctgctgctggGAGGCTGGGGTTGCTGGGAGCTTTGCAGGTAAGGGGGCAAGAGAGTCCCATGGGCTTCTCTCCTGGCAGGGCTCTGGGTGTGCGTTTCTATCCTGGCAGCTCTTTGTGAGTAAGGGTAGCTGTCTTGAGCTAATTAATTAACCATTAAGCTATATGTGAAGTATTACTTGTGTTATCTAACAGAAAAAGTTCATCACCTGGCACTAGCAGAGCTGAACACTAAACACCAAGAATTACAGTAGAGAAAGATTGGCTGTTTTACTATAAGTGGTGCTATCTAGTAGAATGggaagctaatgctcaaaagTCTGAACTATATAATGTCATGCAGGTCACAGATTATATAGGGCAAATCATGAGATACTGTGGGTTAGGGGCTTCAGGGTCGTGCTGGGAGCTAATTTGTTGGAGGTGAGGTAAGGGTCATAAATCATTTCTCTAGATCTTGAGTACACCTCGATATCTGTTCTGGGTTCATGGGAAAGTAGCCAGGGGGTCTGTCCACCTTACAGCTCAGGAActgaaacataacttaggtcaagatgttatctttagtctGCCAGAGATCCAGACCTTGTGATCATCAATCAGGTCCAAGCTACTGACTTCTGTTGCTGATTGTGGTTGAAAGGCTAGGTCtttgagggaagaaagagagagagagagagagagagatgatttctAGTGCTAGGATTTAAAGGTAAATTAATCAAAGTCATAAGGACCTTCAGTTTCACTATTACTGATAAAGAATATACCAATGGCAGTGTGTCCCCTTAAGCATGTATGACGCTTCAGTCCATACAAATGAGCGATGCCACTGTGAGGTCACTGAGGGCTTGCCTTTCTGCCTGTGGGAGTGTGAGcaagtggggggcagggaggtgccaGCTTGTGGTAAACATGACTAAAGCTAAAAAACATGGCTTGACAAGACTGTAACTCCTTCAAGTTTAtcctttaaaatacagtttttgtgtgaaatatctgacTGTCACAGACTGTTTAGAGAGGGTGAATTTGAGAAGCAGGACTTTTATGAGAGAACTAACATTGATTTACAATAGGAACTGTGCCCAGCTTGTCACATGcatcatcatttttttaatggactattttttagagtagttttgttcacaacaaaattgagcACAAAATACAGAGACATACCCCACACTCATCATCCTGTGCCAGAATGGTACCCGTGTTATAATCAATAAACTTCCATTGACAAATAATTATCATGCTGTGTTGCAGGCGgtcaaggcctggcaggtccactctagatttagggagatggaagaaaatgcgcAGAGCCACGGGGATGCTTGACATgtctttattcatgggtgggcgagCCACACACGCTGCAAGCTGTGGGTCTCTCTAGTGAGAAGCCTCTGCCTGCTTAAGTACTAGAGACAAACAAAGCCAGCAAAAAgccaaaaaattatataacatagcatgATTCTGTGCaagcgagcccacttcatgttatgggaaccatttatcgaacccagtctcaaggctatgagaacactacttaactggcccattcaaggttatgggaaaactgcttcccttagttacccagacacctcagtgaggaagccagactgccttcATTTACCCTATACATGCTTTATCTTTTTTCCAGCTtaagcaataaaaatttattgagaatttctGGGATGGTTATCACCTCCCAGCCTCAAGGGAGGAGCCAACACTGTAGGAAATCACTGAGAAATCATATAGTGTTCCAACAACCCTGGTGAACacagggaggaggaaatgggtcAGTCTCCATTCATCTGAGAAGGTCTGGAAGGACAGATGCAGAGGGTACCACACATggtactgggggaggggaggggtgtgctGGACTGCAGGCTGGCTCCTCAAACACCAGGGAAGACACAGATCTGCTTCTTCTCTGGGGGTGGAGTTCTTGGTCCATCAGGCTCATTACCTTGATGAGGCTCTCACTTccccaggtttttaaaaaagattttatttatttatctttaaatattttattttattttattttttagagaaaggggaagggagggagaaaaagagggagaaaaatattgatgcgagaaacatctattggttgcctatTGTACATGCCCCAAGCAGGGACCGaaacagggaatcaaaccggcaacttttcaccaacaaactgagccacaccagtcagggctaagaCTTTATTTTCCTAAGATCAATGTTAGGATAGCAAAATTGAGAAGAAGATACAGAGATATCCCATATTACTCCAGTACACtacctttttaatcctcacaatagccctATGAGAAGGATAtgattcttaccctctccctcccattaAAAGTGAGGAGACTGAAGTTTACCAGGATTAACTAATACGTGCAGAGCCAGGTTTTGACACCACACATGCCTAACCAGTGCACATACCAACTACCTCTTGCATGCACTCTGACCAAAAGGCTTGTGCtgcacattttacatttaatttaatttaatcttcacaactttATGAAAATGCAATCTGGGAGCCAGGAGACTTGGCCAGCATCACACGGGTGGTAAGCTGCAGGGCAAGCAGCAAAGAGAGAACTCAAACTCAGGGTCCAAAGTCCACACGCTTTACTGTCCACTAGTTTGATTTAAGTTACGAAGCAGGAAAGTTGGAGCATTCTAGAGCTATGGAGGTCAGGGTGGACTTTGAGAACACCCCTGTTTTGAGGTCTTCTGTTTGAGAAGGACCCTTTGTGCATAAGAGATGTGGGTAGGGGACTGTGAAAGCCCTGGAATGAAGAGGCTGTGGGTTTGGGAAGAAGGATGACACCACGTGGCTCCTGGAAAAGGACGAAAGGGTGTCAGGGGAGGTCAGTGGTCAGATCCCAAGAACCCAAACCACTGTTTGGGTTTCAGGCTGTGTGGGCTGACCCAGAAAGTCTCTGCTTCCTTCTATTGTGTGGGGActgaggaagctcagagaaataTTGTGATTTTGAAAGTACATTCTTGTAAAAGCATGGTGTGGGTGTATAGTTAGACTGCACTGAACAAGGCATGAGAGCAAATGCTGTGACCTACCTAATAGGCATGTGAGTACAGCTGGAAATTCTCATTGTATTAAAATAAGTTGTGTGCTCTCAAGTGACTCTTTGAGAGGACATGGTGGGGGGCAGATGCTTAATAACCCTTGGCGGGCTTCAGAATATCagaattttcccattttcctttttcctcttggTCCTCATCACCACAGCAAGGCAGGGACTGGGGCTGTCTTTCACAGGTTTGGGGAGGCCTAGTGGCTGCCCTCACTGGTAGGAGGCAGAGTCAGGATATGAACCTTTAAATCATTAGACTCCAAACCTAGTAAGCAACAGacctgggactggaacccagggtGCTTTCACCATTCAGTGGGAGACACAGGAGGACAAGCTGAGGACCTGGGGCCCTGTCCTGACACCCTTGGTAATGACCACATAGTTCTGGACCTCCTTTAGATCCTTGGGTACTTTTTGCACAGATCTTAGTAAAGACTATCTCAAATTATCAGAATTCTAAAAAAGGGGGCTTATATTTTGATCATCTTCATTCCAAGAGTAGGATTACTAGTAAAACACAGGGTGTCcccttaaatttgaatttcagataatgaagttttttttagtatgtctcaaatattgcatgggaaacaaatacacatactaaaaaaaattatttgccattAAAATCATtccttgtttatctgaaatttaaattcaaatttaactgaacatcctgtatttttatttgctaactcTGGCAACTCTCCCAGGAGGCTCCTTGGTCCACTTACAGAGAGAGCCCATCCCCTTTGGCAGACAGAAGAGGCACCTTTGTCAGCCTATGAAAGAGCTTGTTGTAGCCTCTCTCAGGGCAATGAGTACCCACCAGCCCTCCACTTACACAACCTGAGAGGACTTGTCAAGTGAACAGACTTGTCAAGTGTACCCTGTGGAGAAATGCTAGGAGAATCTCTCTAAAAAGTGAACTTTTACCTCACCTGATTCCCTGTCACCTGTGAAAACTGCTGGGTACATAATTTCTGGAGTTCTGGGGTTCTGTCTCTGCCATCTCAGGCACATGTTTAGGAGAGGTTTGAGCAGGTACAGGAAACTCGCCCCTTTTCCCTTGCTACAGCCCGGAGGACtctgcctgctcccctcccctttgcAGCAGCCACCACCCATACTGCCTCTGGAGGTCCCTCTCTCCTAATCCCCCAGCTACCTCTAAACACAAAACCACAGATGTTTCTTATGGTGGGagtgtttttatttcaatggGGAAACATTTACTGGATGAGAAGAATATTGATGGGAAAGTGATAAGCATTCTTTTAGAAAGTTCTGAGAATTGAAGTCCCTGCTCTGTAGTTCTTGGCTCATGTGGATTTCTGCCTGCTTTGCTCCCCCTTGAGGCTAGATCCTGGCCCCACACAGTCCCTCTGAAGCCTTCAGACCAATAATCAACTAGATTCTGGGGTTTGCTTACCTCATGTGGGCCATCAGAGGACGTCAGTTAGGGTGATCTCAGTTCCATGGCTGTAACATGGAACTGGTCTTCCCAATACTATCTCCTTCCTTGTAAATATAGATGACCTGTGGAGTGAAGGCaactctccttcccaccctcttccCAGCAGTGCCTAGGGCATAAACATAAGAACTTCTGTGAGGTCAGTCCACTGGAACTCATGGCTCACAAAGTTATCTTACCCAACACAGGTCCCAGCACCCATGAACCTCTAGTGACAATGAACCATACAGAACTGTCTGCTGTGACTCTGGGGGTCAACACAAGCTCAGAGGGAGCTTCCCAGACTACTGGCCTTGCTGAGCCCTCTGTGTCAAGCCACATCCCTTTAGAAACTCAAACCCTGGACACCCAGACCTTTGACAGGATCTTAATACCAGCCGGCACCATCTCAGAATCAGAGaccaaggaaaacaaaaccatattTTCTGCAACAGAGATGAAGGCCCTCACAAAAATAATGCCTTCCAAATTCATGGTTGTGATGACTGTTCCCGTGGAGACATCAGCCACAAGTGGCAGCTCCTCAGGAGCTGGAGCGACCACAGTGGAGACTGTTACAGGCAGTGATCTCTCAGTAGCTGTCTTTGATATCCTTTGCACTGATGACAGCTCTGAAGAGGCAAAGAGGATCACAACTGACACCTTGTCATTGTCTCACACATCAGGAGAAGCCAGGGCTCTGGCCTTGGAGAGCAACTCAGTTCCAGTTATCATCAGCTCACAAACCCTGGCACCTGATGTCACTGTTCCACCTAAAGCCTACACCATCACTGACATTGCGGTTACCAATTGCAGCACTATAGAACTAGAAACAACTGCCATCATTGCTGGGACCTCAGACATAGATCATAGCCCCacaggagaaaaggggaccctgtCCACCCCTGAGATGTCAGCTTTGCCTGACTTCACTGAAGCAAAATCATACCTCACCAGGATCATGACCTCTTCTGAGACCTTGTCA contains the following coding sequences:
- the MUC20 gene encoding mucin-20; amino-acid sequence: MGSLWGLALPLFFCCWEAGVAGSFAGPSTHEPLVTMNHTELSAVTLGVNTSSEGASQTTGLAEPSVSSHIPLETQTLDTQTFDRILIPAGTISESETKENKTIFSATEMKALTKIMPSKFMVVMTVPVETSATSGSSSGAGATTVETVTGSDLSVAVFDILCTDDSSEEAKRITTDTLSLSHTSGEARALALESNSVPVIISSQTLAPDVTVPPKAYTITDIAVTNCSTIELETTAIIAGTSDIDHSPTGEKGTLSTPEMSALPDFTEAKSYLTRIMTSSETLSTASTTESVTPDTTVETPNTANSTTEGESTAAQATASSGTLTTVSMNPLEETLPLSVETASHTKVSGAVTISTESGSTVGKATSSAGSSGMVYSLSEVATTQKSTHSETSTTHSTTSGPILISRSPLPSVLLPTINSSQETDMTSAKTTDSAKTSKTASIAGGKPPTATPTTAQTRWTAEDTTDGDEGFLLLRLSVASPEDLTDPRVAKRLMHQIHHELHTHMPPTQVSLLRVRRD